A single Aspergillus chevalieri M1 DNA, chromosome 3, nearly complete sequence DNA region contains:
- a CDS encoding uncharacterized protein (COG:Q;~EggNog:ENOG410Q2NF;~InterPro:IPR035959) gives MLPLVRAIESISGSASATLTTASTGLLHISGQPRSPVSGEVPAHHDSQVLLLLLNLHQALLAVGGSIAGITRLTLYIVNYNPQQHQQARHVQRFLRSHNPIITSFLSLNSQSLNGDSSSTLKLSSPLPFRGQCPPANRRHGMSLSSALVCPVSRRLINSYTYGYFTKAMLVFKALLG, from the coding sequence ATGCTCCCCCTCGTGCGCGCAATCGAGTCGATCTCTGGCAGTGCGTCCGCAACGTTGACGACTGCTTCGACGGGCCTGTTGCACATCTCTGGACAGCCACGCTCTCCCGTGTCGGGGGAGGTTCCCGCACACCACGACTCCCAAGTTCTTCTCTTGCTCTTGAACCTCCACCAGGCCCTGTTAGCAGTCGGTGGCTCTATTGCTGGCATCACTCGCCTGACCCTCTACATCGTCAACTATAACCCccagcaacaccaacaaGCCCGTCACGTCCAGCGTTTCCTGCGCTCCCACAACCCCATCATCACCTCGTTCCTGTCCCTCAACTCGCAGAGCCTGAATGGCGATTCCTCGTCGACGCTGAAGCTGTCATCTCCCCTGCCGTTTCGCGGTCAGTGCCCACCGGCGAACAGGAGGCATGGGATGTCATTATCCTCGGCGCTGGTCTGTCCGGTCTCACGGCGGCTGATCAACTCATACACTTACGGATACTTCACGAAAGCAATGCTGGTTTTCAAAGCCCTTTTGGGTTGA
- a CDS encoding ABC-F family ATP-binding cassette domain-containing protein (COG:E,J;~EggNog:ENOG410PGP5;~InterPro:IPR017871,IPR027417,IPR003593,IPR003439, IPR032781;~PFAM:PF12848,PF00005;~go_function: GO:0005524 - ATP binding [Evidence IEA];~go_function: GO:0016887 - ATPase activity [Evidence IEA]): MAPSIIATCKQTRFHLLDNNPSQEIDVDGLNVSVVATPDTNDTSTDTSSKPSKPKGKSKAKAEARELVVDAHLRLKPGIHYGFLGRNGTGKSTLLRAMADKLVPGIPHATRIAILQQTDADTNGNLDPGSGNQHATVLERVMGSDTSRNEVVRKMEYLSKSFDSDDPSQPVRAIRTVRHEQLESQLFLAQKNASLKSGARGLQARKDLKAVEGKVQAARKLMEQVKEEIDADAIKADTQSALDTLQDLQSQFEVMKLVDIEQQARQILIGLGFKEVWFTKPFSDLSGGWRMRCMLASVLIQNPDVMILDEPTNFLDLLGVVWLQNYLQQLRDSSETTVVLVSHDRDFINAVCEEIMILRDQKLTYFRGNLSAYEKDFEEQKLYWGRMKEAQERQAAHMEATIRENIKVGKKTNDDNKLRQAKSRQKKVDDWMGIQVSHNGGRFKLNRDLVGWHLNARAEIEVPTDERGASMRLPDAGELRFPGPLISLEGIVFRYKSNEAPVLNGIDFVMHMGDRVGIMGLNGSGKSTLVRLLAGSILPTKGKLTTHSRLKLGYYAQHSIDELQEQGQADPGLTALGLMTKEVGGAFKEGEIRGLLSSMGLQGRIVSDVPVSRLSGGQLVRLALAKVVWNSPHLLILDEITTHLDFHTVAALASALSSFNGAILLISHDRFLVRSVVEGKRDEENSLDDDFEGVDDGQEKLQDRRRTVYVMKAGKPHEQQNGVEQFEESLMKRVLKMLPATR, from the exons ATGGCCCCGTCTATCATTGCAACCTGCAAGCAAACACGTTTCCATCTTCTCGATAACAACCCTTCGCAGGAA ATAGACGTGGACGGACTCAATGTCTCGGTAGTGGCCACCCCAGACACTAACGATACCTCAACAGATACTTCATCCAAACCATCCAAGCCCAAGGGTAAATCGAAAGCCAAAGCTGAAGCCAGGGAGCTGGTCGTGGATGCTCATTTGCGTTTGAAACCGGGCATTCATTATGGCTTCCTTGGGCGAAATGGCACCGGGAAATCAA CTCTTCTACGGGCCATGGCGGACAAGCTCGTCCCGGGTATACCTCATGCGACTCGGATTGCTATTCTACAACAGACAGATGCCGATACTAATGGCAACCTGGATCCGGGAAGCGGTAATCAGCATGCGACTGTGCTGGAACGAGTGATGGGGAGTGATACTTCTAGGAATGAAGTGGTACGGAAGATGGAGT ACTTATCCAAAAGTTTCGACAGCGATGACCCATCCCAACCGGTCCGCGCAATTCGCACGGTTCGTCACGAGCAACTCGAGAGTCAGCTATTCCTGGCCCAGAAGAATGCAAGCCTGAAGAGTGGAGCAAGAGGACTACAGGCGCGCAAGGATCTGAAGGCTGTCGAAGGGAAGGTTCAAGCCGCGAGGAAGCT AATGGAGCAGGTAAAAGAGGAAATCGACGCCGATGCAATCAAGGCAGATACACAGTCTGCGCTGGATACACTGCAAGATCTCCAATCTCAATTCGAAGTC ATGAAACTGGTCGACATTGAACAGCAAGCCCGCCAGATTCTTATTGGGTTAGGGTTCAAGGAAGTTTGGTTTACAAAGCCATTCTCGGATCTATCTGGTGGCTGGCGCATGCGTTGCATGTTGGCAAGTGTCCTGATACAGAATCCCGACGTTATGATTCTTGACGAGCCCACCAACTTCTTGGATCTTCTGGGCGTCGTCTGGCTTCAGaattatcttcaacagctaCGCGACTCGTCGGAAACGACTGTGGTCCTCGTCTCCCACGACAGAGACTTTATCAACGCAGTCTGCGAAGAGATCATGATTCTCAGAGACCAGAAGCTCACTTACTTCCGCGGCAACCTGTCTGCATACGAGAAAGATTTCGAGGAACAAAAGCTCTACTGGGGACGCATGAAGGAAGCACAAGAGCGCCAGGCCGCTCACATGGAAGCAACCATTCGTGAGAATATCAAAGTCGGCAAGAAGACAAACGACGATAATAAGTTGCGACAGGCCAAATCCCGCCAGAAGAAAGTGGACGATTGGATGGGAATTCAAGTGAGCCATAATGGAGGACGATTCAAGTTGAATAGAGACCTTGTAGGTTGGCACTTGAATGCCCGTGCCGAAATTGAGGTCCCAACAGACGAACGAGGCGCGTCGATGAGGCTCCCCGATGCCGGTGAACTACGTTTCCCGGGTCCGCTGATATCTCTAGAAGGGATTGTCTTCCGATATAAGTCTAACGAGGCCCCTGTTCTGAATGGTATTGATTTTGTGATGCACATGGGTGACCGCGTCGGTATCATGGGTCTTAATGGCTCTGGGAAATCGACACTTGTCCGTCTCTTGGCAGGTAGTATTTTGCCGACGAAGGGGAAATTAACGACCCATTCGAGACTCAAACTCGGCTACTACGCACAGCATTCGATTGACGAGCTCCAGGAACAGGGCCAAGCTGACCCTGGTCTAACTGCATTGGGGCTAATGACAAAAGAGGTTGGCGGAGCGTTCAAGGAGGGAGAGATCAGAGGTCTGCTCTCATCTATGGGCCTTCAGGGCCGGATTGTTTCTGATGTACCGGTGTCCCGGCTATCAGGCGGACAGCTG GTCCGCTTGGCCTTGGCCAAGGTCGTATGGAACTCTCCACACCTGCTCATCCTGGATGAAATCACAACCCATTTGGATTTCCACACAGTGGCGGCACTCGCATCAGCGCTCTCCTCGTTTAACGGCGCAATCCTGTTGATATCGCATGACCGTTTCCTCGTTCGGTCTGTGGTTGAAGGGAAGAGAGATGAGGAGAACAGCCTGGACGATGATTTCGAAGGCGTCGATGATGGGCAAGAGAAATTGCAGGATAGAAGACGGACAGTGTATGTTATGAAAGCCGGAAAGCCCCACGAGCAGCAGAATGGCGTAGAACAGTTCGAGGAAAGCCTCATGAAGCGGGTTCTGAAGATGCTTCCAGCAACGAGATAG